One Telluria mixta DNA window includes the following coding sequences:
- the ispB gene encoding octaprenyl diphosphate synthase translates to MSAATQTAQQNPITRTIAADMEAVNTVIRERLQSEVALVNQIAEYIISAGGKRIRPVLVLLLANAYGYKGAGHHELAAVVEFIHTATLLHDDVVDESSMRRGRQTANAMFGNAASVLVGDYLYSRSFEMMTSLDNMRIMQILSRATTVIAEGEVLQLLNMHDPDVTQESYLRVIRSKTAKLFEAAAQLGALVAGANDAQIEAAGEYGRSLGTAFQLIDDVLDYAGDAAEIGKNVGDDLREGKPTLPLIYVMENGTPEQRELIRTCIEQGDETHFDAVLAAVSSSGALDFTRREAETAARRAAAAIADLPPSEYKDSLLQLCTFAVDRNH, encoded by the coding sequence TTGTCCGCCGCCACCCAAACCGCACAACAGAACCCCATCACCCGCACGATCGCAGCAGACATGGAGGCCGTCAACACGGTGATCCGCGAGCGGTTGCAGTCCGAAGTCGCGCTGGTGAACCAGATCGCCGAGTACATCATCAGTGCCGGCGGCAAGCGGATCCGTCCCGTGCTGGTGCTGCTGCTGGCGAATGCCTACGGCTACAAGGGCGCCGGCCACCACGAGCTGGCGGCCGTCGTGGAATTCATCCACACCGCTACCCTGCTGCACGACGACGTCGTCGACGAATCCTCGATGCGCCGCGGCCGCCAGACGGCAAACGCCATGTTCGGCAACGCCGCGTCGGTGCTGGTCGGCGACTACCTGTACTCGCGGTCGTTCGAGATGATGACGAGCCTGGACAACATGCGCATCATGCAGATCCTGTCGCGCGCCACGACCGTCATCGCGGAAGGCGAAGTGCTGCAACTCCTGAACATGCACGATCCGGATGTCACGCAGGAAAGCTATCTGCGCGTGATCCGTTCGAAAACGGCCAAGCTGTTCGAGGCGGCCGCGCAACTGGGCGCCCTCGTCGCCGGCGCGAACGACGCGCAGATCGAAGCGGCCGGCGAATACGGCCGCTCGCTGGGCACGGCCTTCCAGCTGATCGACGACGTGCTCGACTACGCGGGCGACGCCGCCGAGATCGGCAAGAACGTGGGCGACGACCTGCGCGAAGGCAAGCCGACCTTGCCGCTGATCTACGTGATGGAAAACGGCACGCCGGAGCAGCGCGAACTGATCCGCACCTGCATCGAACAGGGCGACGAAACCCATTTCGACGCGGTGCTGGCGGCTGTCTCGAGCAGCGGCGCGCTGGACTTCACGCGCCGCGAAGCGGAGACCGCGGCACGCCGCGCGGCCGCCGCGATCGCCGATTTGCCGCCGAGCGAATACAAGGACAGCCTCCTGCAGTTATGCACCTTCGCTGTTGACAGAAACCATTGA
- the aroQ gene encoding gamma subclass chorismate mutase AroQ, producing the protein MARAKWNTKTPIEDLPREELVIAAAVRQGASLGLPEAWVRSVFRAQIEASKTVQRALYHRWQAEDAGHFDDAPDLAQTIRPRLDRLTTQLLRAMADNQAVLHDSNRKADVAVAMHPLQARALNRAAAEQALAPFLSPD; encoded by the coding sequence GTGGCGCGCGCCAAGTGGAATACGAAGACGCCCATCGAAGACCTGCCGCGCGAAGAACTCGTCATCGCCGCGGCAGTGCGCCAGGGTGCCTCGCTGGGCTTGCCGGAGGCGTGGGTGCGCAGCGTGTTCCGGGCGCAGATCGAAGCCTCCAAGACCGTGCAGCGCGCGCTCTACCACCGCTGGCAGGCAGAGGACGCCGGCCATTTCGACGACGCGCCCGATCTCGCCCAAACCATCCGCCCCAGGCTGGACCGCCTCACCACGCAACTGCTGCGCGCCATGGCCGACAATCAGGCCGTGCTGCACGACAGCAACCGCAAGGCCGACGTCGCCGTCGCCATGCATCCGCTGCAGGCGCGCGCCCTCAACCGGGCCGCGGCCGAGCAGGCATTGGCGCCGTTCCTGTCTCCCGACTGA
- a CDS encoding glutathione S-transferase family protein, protein MNPSFVLVSHALCPYVQRAAIVLYEKGVPFERRDVDLADKPDWFLRVSLLGKTPVLLAGGEAIFESAVICEYLDETVAPRLHPLEPLQRARHRGWMEFGSALLNAIAVFYNAPDEAALLRAADDIHRRFRQVEQVLHAPPWFDGARFCIVDAVFAPVFRYLDVFERIGDFGMLTGLARLQAWRAALALRPSVQAAVSQRYPELLTAFLARRGSALSLRM, encoded by the coding sequence ATGAACCCATCGTTCGTTCTCGTCAGCCACGCCCTGTGCCCGTACGTGCAGCGCGCCGCCATTGTCCTGTACGAGAAGGGTGTGCCGTTCGAGCGGCGCGACGTCGACCTGGCGGACAAGCCGGATTGGTTTCTGCGCGTGTCCCTGCTCGGCAAGACGCCGGTGCTGCTGGCCGGCGGCGAGGCTATCTTCGAGTCCGCCGTGATCTGCGAATACCTCGACGAGACCGTGGCGCCGCGCCTGCATCCGCTTGAGCCGCTGCAACGAGCGCGCCACCGGGGCTGGATGGAATTCGGCTCGGCGCTGCTGAACGCCATCGCGGTGTTTTATAACGCGCCCGACGAAGCGGCCCTGCTGCGCGCAGCCGACGACATCCACCGGCGCTTCCGGCAGGTGGAACAGGTGCTGCACGCGCCGCCCTGGTTCGACGGCGCGCGCTTCTGCATCGTCGATGCCGTGTTTGCGCCGGTGTTCCGCTATCTCGACGTGTTCGAGCGCATCGGCGACTTCGGCATGCTGACCGGACTCGCCAGGTTGCAGGCGTGGCGCGCGGCGTTGGCGCTGCGGCCGTCGGTCCAGGCGGCGGTCAGCCAGCGCTATCCGGAATTGTTGACGGCATTCCTGGCGCGGCGCGGATCGGCGCTCAGTCTGCGCATGTAG
- a CDS encoding LysR family transcriptional regulator, whose translation MTAKTQSPPYRIGSADLETVLALVRAGTLAQAGERLGVDGSTVFRNLQRIERGLGQALFERTRSGYLPGELALNLARHAERQESELEAARSLLQIRPDQVSGQVRITTTDTILHGLVAPSLKALRERHPLLEFDLDASNAPVNLGRRDADIAIRATRAPPEHLVGRNLGPIRVALFASRKSRLRSLEDAIERGVAWIAPDDALPDHPSVLWRRRHFPKITPAYRVSSILSAAECVALGLGVALLPLFLAAPRADLRQIGPEIDECVTQLWLLSHPESRHLRRVATVLQHLAQEIRLLPE comes from the coding sequence ATGACTGCAAAAACGCAATCGCCACCCTATCGCATCGGCAGCGCCGACCTGGAGACCGTGCTCGCGCTGGTCCGCGCGGGTACCCTCGCACAGGCCGGGGAACGTCTCGGCGTCGACGGCTCGACGGTCTTCCGCAACCTGCAGCGCATCGAGCGCGGCCTGGGCCAGGCGCTGTTCGAGCGCACGCGCTCCGGCTATCTGCCGGGCGAACTCGCCTTGAACCTGGCGCGCCATGCGGAACGCCAGGAAAGCGAGCTGGAGGCAGCGCGTTCGCTGCTGCAGATCCGGCCGGACCAGGTCTCCGGACAGGTGCGCATCACCACGACGGACACCATCCTGCACGGGCTGGTGGCGCCGTCGCTCAAGGCGCTGCGCGAACGCCATCCGCTGCTGGAGTTCGACCTCGACGCCAGCAACGCGCCCGTCAACCTGGGCCGGCGCGACGCCGACATCGCCATCCGCGCGACGCGCGCACCGCCCGAGCACCTGGTGGGCCGGAACCTCGGACCGATCCGGGTCGCACTGTTTGCCTCGCGCAAGAGCCGGCTGCGCTCGCTCGAGGACGCGATCGAGCGCGGCGTGGCATGGATCGCACCGGACGATGCGTTACCCGACCATCCGTCGGTGCTGTGGCGGCGCCGGCATTTTCCGAAGATTACGCCGGCGTACCGGGTGAGCAGCATCCTGTCGGCGGCGGAGTGCGTCGCGCTCGGCCTGGGCGTCGCGCTGCTGCCGCTGTTCCTCGCGGCGCCGCGCGCCGACTTGCGCCAGATCGGTCCCGAAATCGATGAATGCGTCACCCAACTGTGGCTGCTCTCGCACCCGGAAAGCCGTCATCTCAGGCGGGTGGCGACGGTGCTGCAGCACCTGGCGCAGGAAATCCGCCTGCTTCCCGAATAG
- a CDS encoding MFS transporter translates to MSIAHTTATVIPIRTRLTSPLIFLLAASTGLSVAALYYSQPTLGVLATDLHASNQAVGWIPTLTQFGYALGLLFLAPLGDRFDRRTIIVVKSLMLAMALLAIAAAPSLAVLLGASLAVGLLATVAQDIVPAAATLAPAAHRGRIVGTVMTGLLLGILLSRVVGGLVAEALGWRAVFGGAAVVAAFTTAILARGLPSFRPTSTSPYPVLLGSLFALWKEHRALRLAAMAQGLLSIGFSAFWSTLAVMLHGAPFHLGSAAAGSFGLAGAVGALAAPFAGRLADRRGPQFVTRLGAGLSVASFGIMLAMPHLSTGAQLVLLALATVGFDLGVQATMIAHQTIVYGIAPEARSRLNAIFMTTMFVGMAAGGALGAQALAAWGWNGIVLLAVVSSLAALAVRIRASSEN, encoded by the coding sequence ATGAGCATCGCACACACGACGGCGACTGTCATACCGATCCGCACGAGGCTGACCTCGCCTCTGATCTTCCTGCTGGCCGCGAGCACCGGCCTGTCCGTCGCCGCCCTCTACTACAGCCAGCCCACGCTGGGCGTGCTGGCCACCGACCTGCATGCGAGCAACCAGGCCGTCGGCTGGATCCCGACGTTGACGCAGTTCGGCTACGCCCTCGGCCTGCTGTTCCTCGCGCCGCTGGGCGACCGTTTCGACCGCCGCACCATCATCGTCGTGAAATCGCTGATGCTGGCCATGGCGCTGCTGGCCATCGCCGCCGCGCCGAGCCTCGCCGTGCTGCTGGGTGCGAGCCTCGCCGTCGGCCTGCTGGCCACCGTCGCCCAGGACATCGTCCCGGCCGCCGCGACCCTGGCGCCGGCCGCGCACCGCGGCCGCATCGTCGGTACCGTCATGACCGGGCTGCTGCTGGGCATCCTGCTGTCGCGCGTCGTGGGCGGCCTGGTGGCGGAAGCCCTCGGCTGGCGTGCCGTGTTCGGCGGCGCGGCCGTCGTCGCGGCCTTCACGACGGCGATCCTCGCCCGCGGGCTGCCGAGTTTCAGGCCGACGAGCACCAGCCCGTATCCGGTCCTGCTGGGCTCGCTGTTCGCGCTGTGGAAAGAACACCGCGCGCTGCGCCTCGCCGCCATGGCCCAGGGTCTGCTGTCGATCGGTTTCTCGGCGTTCTGGTCGACCCTGGCCGTCATGCTGCACGGCGCCCCGTTCCACCTGGGTTCGGCCGCCGCCGGTTCGTTCGGCCTGGCCGGTGCTGTCGGCGCGCTGGCCGCGCCGTTCGCCGGCCGCCTGGCCGACCGCCGCGGTCCGCAGTTCGTGACCCGCCTCGGCGCCGGCCTGAGCGTCGCCTCGTTCGGGATCATGCTCGCCATGCCGCACCTGTCGACCGGCGCGCAGCTGGTGCTGCTGGCCCTGGCCACCGTCGGCTTCGACCTGGGCGTGCAGGCGACCATGATCGCCCACCAGACCATCGTCTACGGCATCGCACCCGAAGCCCGCAGCCGGCTGAACGCGATCTTCATGACCACGATGTTCGTCGGCATGGCAGCGGGCGGCGCGCTCGGTGCCCAGGCGTTGGCCGCATGGGGCTGGAACGGCATCGTGCTGCTCGCCGTCGTTTCGAGCCTGGCCGCGCTGGCGGTGCGGATCCGGGCGTCGTCGGAGAACTGA
- a CDS encoding LysR family transcriptional regulator, protein MSTDFSTINPSADRMMLVETFVRIVDAGSLSAAARALATTQPTISRRLKALEKSLGVRLLQRSTHAMKLTDDGMRCYARAKELIAGWQEFESEIRGAVDEPVGMLRVVAPHAFGQQQLVAPLAEYLARYPRMTVDWTLHDRTPDFIGEGIDCAIRVGEIPDPSVVAIRLGDVPRIVIGSPALFQGRALPAHPDDLGALPWIAVSHFYRDEVTLTHAQSGDTVRVAVRPRIYTDNLYAMRSAAALGVGAALGSRWALREELDAGRLVQLVPEWQASPLPIWLIYPPARFYPARLRRFIDIMRVAVPQAYGVVAPKGR, encoded by the coding sequence ATGAGTACAGACTTTTCGACGATCAATCCATCTGCCGACCGTATGATGCTGGTCGAAACCTTCGTCCGCATCGTGGATGCCGGCAGCCTGTCCGCCGCAGCGCGGGCACTCGCGACGACGCAGCCGACGATCAGCCGGCGCCTGAAGGCATTGGAGAAATCGCTGGGCGTGCGCCTGCTGCAGCGGTCCACGCACGCGATGAAGCTGACGGACGACGGCATGCGCTGCTATGCGCGCGCCAAGGAGCTCATCGCGGGATGGCAGGAATTCGAGAGCGAGATCCGGGGCGCCGTGGACGAACCGGTCGGGATGCTGCGCGTCGTGGCGCCGCACGCGTTCGGCCAGCAGCAGCTGGTCGCGCCGCTGGCGGAATACCTGGCGCGCTATCCGCGCATGACGGTGGACTGGACCCTGCACGACCGCACGCCCGACTTCATCGGCGAGGGCATCGATTGCGCGATCCGCGTGGGCGAGATTCCCGATCCGTCGGTGGTGGCGATCCGGCTCGGCGACGTGCCGCGCATCGTCATCGGGTCACCCGCGCTGTTCCAGGGACGCGCCCTGCCCGCCCATCCGGACGATCTCGGGGCGCTGCCCTGGATCGCCGTCAGCCATTTCTATCGCGACGAGGTGACCTTGACGCATGCGCAGAGCGGCGACACGGTGCGGGTGGCCGTCCGGCCGCGCATCTATACGGACAACCTGTATGCGATGCGCAGCGCCGCCGCGCTGGGCGTGGGCGCGGCGCTGGGTTCGCGCTGGGCGCTGCGCGAGGAACTGGACGCGGGCCGGCTCGTGCAGCTCGTGCCGGAATGGCAGGCGTCGCCGCTGCCGATCTGGCTGATCTATCCGCCGGCGCGCTTCTATCCGGCCCGGCTGCGGCGCTTCATCGACATCATGCGGGTGGCGGTGCCGCAGGCGTACGGGGTGGTGGCGCCAAAGGGCCGTTAG